A window of bacterium genomic DNA:
TTCACCCACGCCTCGCCATGAAAAAGATCACCTTACTCGCGGTTCTCTTTATCGTCGTCTGCGCCTCCGCCCGGCCCGAGTACGCGGACCGGGAGCGCAAGGACTGCGTTTACTGCCACCTCGATCCCAGGGGCGGCGGCCCGCGCAACGAGCGCGGCCTCTACTACGCGGCCCACGGCCACAGTCTCGCGGGGTGGGTCGAGGCGGGGCGCGAGGTCCCGCAGCCCCCGGTGACCGCCTCGCCCCTGTGGCTCCTCAAGAGCTGCCTGACCGTCCTGACCCTCCTGGCGGCGCTCACCGCGTACGTCCTCATCTACTCCTCCCGCCCGGCGACCAGGCGGGACCCGGATAAGGGCGCGAAACTGCGCCGCAGGCATAGAATCTTCGGCTGGACGACCCTGGCCCTCTACCTCCTGTTGACCGTCATCTGCCTCGCGGCCCACGGCATCCGCGGCAACACGGACCGGGTGGTGCTGCACTCGGTGGTCGGCTTCGTCGGGCTGGCGCTCTGCGCCGCCAAGGTGCTCATCGTCGAGAAGCGTTGGAAGCTGTGGCGGGTCTGCCACATCGTGGGCGGCGCGCTGTTGGTCGTGAATCTCGTCATGTTCGCCACCGGCGCCTGGTGGTATCTCATCGGTCGCTTCTTTTAAAGGGATTGATATGCTCACCCACAAGCTTCTATTTATCATGGTGTTGGCGGCATCGCTCACCTCCGCCGAGCTCGACCGGCCCCGGTACGTCTGGTCGGAACTCTACGAGCCGGGCATCGAAATCGTCGGCGAGGGTTACGAGCTCCAATGGATGCCGTGGACCGACGCCGCCGTCCTGGAGCGGCACGGCCGGACCTTCGAGCTGGCGATGGACGAGTACGGCCTTCTCCTGGGATGCCTCGACGGCTACATCTACTTCGGCCGACGGGGGGACGAGACGGACCCGACCGATCTGCGTATCCGGCGCATGCACCTGGACGACGCCGACATGGGCTTCTTCGTGGACATGTATGAACTGACCGTCCCTTCGTACTACTCGGACTTCGCCCTGTCGCCGGAGGGGGACCGGCTCGCCGTGGCCGTCGGCGGCGACGAGCACCGGGTGGACGTAACCGTCTACGGCCTGGGGCGGGAGTGCGAGGTCCTCCAGGAGCGGACCTTCCCCGTGGAGACGAACCAGATCCGGGTCAGCGTCCACCTGCTCGAGTGGTCCGACGACGGGGAGTCCCTCTACCTGAACTTCCACCCCCACTCCCCGGCCTCGGACGAGTTCCTCGACCTGCAGCCGCTCCTGCGCTGGAATCTGGTGACCGACACGGTGACCGAGGTGCTGGGCGAGGTCGGGTGGATCCTCCCCGTCGCCGGACGGGACGGGCGGACGGTCGTTCTGGCCGAGGAGATGGTTGCCGCACCGGCCTCCTGGACCATGCCCTGGGGCTGCCACCCGGGTTTCCCGCCCTGGGGACTGGCCCGGTGGCAGGAGCTGGACCTGGCCACGGGGAAGCTGACCCCGATTATCTCCACCGATCCCCCCGGTGCCGAACGGCTGTTCGACGGCGACCTCCAAACCGCGTGGCAGGGGAAAGTCGTCACCGTGGACCTGGGTCGGCCGCTGCCCCTCGACGGATTTTTGGTCGTCGGCGGTTACGACGAGGGCGGGGAGACCACACCGGGGGACACGGTAACCTGGGATACCTGGTTCGAGCTGGAGCCCCACGAGAGCCCCTACGAGTTGCGGGGGAGCACCGAGCGCATCCCCGTGGACGGCGTGGTGGAGACCGTGGAGCTCACCTGCTTTTCCAACGACCCGGAGCGGGAGGAGCAGGCGGTCACGGCGGAGCTAATACCACTCTTCGCCTTCTGGCCGGTGCCCTGATTCGACCGACCCGACCGTGGACGCTTGGCCCCCCGTCGGTGGCCTGTTATAATCGCCCCGTTGACGCGCACCCCCATCGAACGGGTAAAAATGCCGACCAGCCACGAGATAAAGCGCACCTATCTGGACTTCTTCGTCCAACGCGGGCACACCGAGGTCCCCTCGGCGCCGCTGGTGCCCCGGGACGACCCCAGTCTGCTCTTCAACTCGGCGGGGATGGTCCAGTTCAAGCCGTACTGGGCCGGGACGCTGCCGGTGCCTTTCTCGCCGGCCCGGGCCTGCTCCCTGCAGAAGTGCTTCCGGCTGACCGACCTGGAGAACGTGGGCCGGACACGGCGCCACCACACATTCTTCGAGATGCTGGGCAACTTCTCCTTCGGCGACTACTTCAAGGAGGAGGCCGTCCGCTGGGCCTGGGAGCTCTCGACGGAGGTCTACGGGATGGACCCGGCGCGCATCCACGCCGCGGTCTTCACCGACGACGACGAGGCGCACCGGCTCTGGCGGGAAGTCATCGGTATACCGGCGGAGCACGTGATCCGGCTGGGCGCCGAGGACAATTTCTGGGGCCCGGCGGGGAAAACCGGCGCCTGCGGCCCGTCCTCGGAACTCTACTGGGACAACGGCCCCGAGCAAGGCTGCGGACGCTCCGAATGCCGCCCGGGGTGCGAGTGCGACCGCTTCGTGGAGTTCTGGAACCTGGTCTTCCCCCAGTTCGACATGCAGCCCGACGGCACCCTGGCCCGGTTGAAAAACCGGGGGATAGACACCGGCCTGGGCGTTGACCGTCTGACGGCCATCCTTCAAGGAAAGGCCAGCGACTACGATACCGACCTCTTCCGACCGATCATCGAGGCGGCGGCGATCATCGTGGGCCGCGACCCCGACGACCCGGCCGTCCGCCCAAAACTCTGGGCCGTGGCCGACCACGCCCGGGCGCTCACCGTGACGCTCGCCGAGGGGGTCTTCCCCTCGAACACGGGGCGGGGGTACGCCCTGCGGAGGCTCCTGCGGCGGGCCGGCAGGCTGGGCTTCGAGCTGGGCGTCGAGGAGCCCTTCGTCTACCGGCTGGTGGACCCGGTCAACGACGTCCTCGGGTCGAGCTACCCCGACATCCTCCTACGGGCCGAGCGGACGAAGGAGGCACTCTGCCGCGAGGAGGAGCGCTTCCTCGGCACCCTGGCCGCCGGGATGGAGGTTTTTGGGAGCATCGTCAAAGACCTCACCGGGAAAATCGTCTCCGGGCGCGACGCCTTCAGGCTCTATGACACCTTCGGCTTCCCGGTGGACCTGACGGCGGTGATGGCCGAGGAGCGGGGGCTCTCGGTAGACCTGGAGGGCTTCGAGCGTGAATTGGAGGCGGCCCGGGAGACCTCGCGGGCGTCGGCCCGCTTCCACTCCGGCGACGGGGGGCCTACGGTGACCGGCCTGGAAACCGTTTTCCGCGGCTACGACGCGCTGGAATTGGAATCCCGGGTCGTCGCGCTCTTCGACGCCGCGCACGGGTCGGTGGACACCCTGGAGACGGGCGCGGAGGGTACGATGGTCCTGGACGAGACGCCCTTCTACGCCGAATCGGGCGGGCAGGTCGGCGACACGGGCGAGCTCACGACCGACAGGGGCGGCGTCTTCACGGTCACGGACACCCGGAAGGCCGGCCGGGCTCACCTGCACGTCGGCACAGTCAAAAACGGCCCTTTTCGCGTCGGGGAAACCGTCCGGGCGTCGGTGGACGAATCCCGCCGGCGGCGCATCCAGGCCCACCACACGGCGACGCACGTCCTTCACTGGGCGCTGCGCAAGGTTCTGGGCGAGCACGCCGTCCAGGCCGGCTCCTGGGTCGGGCCGAAAAACTTCCGCTTCGACCTGAACCACCCCCGGGCCGTTACGGAAAACGAGCTGGCGGAAATCACGCGGCTGGTCAACGAAAAGATTCTGCTGAACGACCCCGTGCGCTGGCGGATAGTAACTTTGGAGGAAGCCGGGCGCCTCGGGGCGATGATGCTTTTCGGCGAGAAGTACTCCGGCGATGTCCGGCTGGTGGAGACCGGAGACTACTCGAAGGAGCTATGCGGCGGGACGCACGTCAGGGCGACGGGGGAGATTGGGAGCCTGTACGTCGTGCAGGAGGGCGCGCTGGCGGCCGGCATCCGGCGCATCGAGGCGGTGTGCGGCATGGCGGCGGTGGAGCACGTGAACCGGCGCGAGGGCCTCCTGAACCGGGCGGCGTCCCTGGTCAAGGTCCCGCCGGCGGAGCTCCCCGGGCGCGTCGAGACCCTGCTGGAGGACCGCAAAAATGCCGACCGGAAGATTCTCGGGCTGGAGGAGCGCCTGGCCTCGGGCGGGAGCCGGAATCTGGCCGACGAGGCGGAAGAGATTGACGGAGTAAAGCTGCTCGCCGCCGAGCTCCCCGGCGTGGGCGCCAAGGCACTGCGCGGCACGGTGGACCGCCTGAAGGAAGAGCTGGGCTCGGCGGTCATCCTGTTGGCCACGCGGGACGGGGAGAAGGCGGTCCTCGCCTGCGGCGTCACCGGGGACCTGGTGGAAAAAGGGCTCCACGCGGGGAAATTGATGGGCGGGCTGGCGCCGATTCTGGGCGGGCAGGGCGGCGGAAGGCCCGACTTCGCCCAGGGCGGCGGAGTTTTCCCCCAAAAACTCCCCCTGGTCTTCGCTAAAATCCGGGAGCTGGTCGGCGGGGGTCGCTGATGCCCAACGTCATCCGACCGGAGGACATCCTCCCCTACCCCTGGCGGGCCGGGAGGGTGCTCATCCGGATACTCGGGGCGCTCTGCCTGGGCGGCGGTATAGTGACCGCCCTTTCCCTCACCTTCCTGCCCGAACTGGCCTGGTTCGACCGTCCGCCCCTGGAGCTCTCGACCTGGCTCTACGCGATGTACGGCCTGTGGAGCCTGAATTTGTGTCTCGCCGGGGCGGGCCTGGTCCTCGTGAAGGGATGGGGACGCTGGCTCGGGGCCTCGGCGGGGCTTTTCATCACCGCGGCGAGCGTGTACCCCCTGGCGTACAACTCACTGGCCGGCCTGAAGGATTGGGGGTGGGCCGCGGCGGCCATCGCCGGAATCCTCCTGGCCTACTCCCTCCTCATGCCGCTGCGCCCGGCCTTCGCCCCGCTCCCCCGAAGCGAACCGAGCGAAGCGAGCTACGCCCCCGGCGAACCGGGTAACGCCCCGGCGAAACGAAAATCCCCCCGGAGCCGTATCCTCAAGGACGGCCCAGGTTGACTCCGAACCGGGGGGGTGACTATACTGGCGGAAAAACACCACCCAAGGGGGTAGCGGTGTCTCCGGAACATAACAGGGTCGCCAACGCCCGCCACCTCTTCGAGCGGGGCATGTACGCCGAGGCGCTCAACGAGCTGCGGATGGCGGTCGGGGAGGGCAAGGAGTACCCCGACGTATACAACCTGATGGGTCTCTGCAACTCGATGCGTTCCGACTACAAGGTCGCCGTGAGCTACTACCAGAAGGCTCTGGAGCTGAACCCGGCCTACGAGGAGGCGCGGCTCAACCTCCTGATCACCCTCTCCGACCTGGGCAAGTACAAGGAGGCCGACGCCGAGCTCACCGCCATGCTCGCCTCGACGAAGATCCGGTCCGACGAGCTCAGCCCCGCCATCAAGGCCCGTCTGGCCGAAGGCTACCGCGAGCTGGCCGCCCTCGAGCTGGAGATGGGCCGCATCGAGCAGGCCGAGAGGTTGATCAACGAGGCGGTGGAGCTGGCGCCGTCCTTTGTTGACCTGCTGGTCTTTCGGGGTAAAATCCTCCGCCGGGGCGGACGGCTGTCCGAGGCCGAGGAGGTCCTGGAGAGGGCCATCACCATCAACCCCAACTACCAGAACGGTCAGCTCGAGCTCGGCCTGGTGCATTTCCAACAGGGAGCCTACGACACCGCCAAGGGGCACCTCCAGAAGGCCCGTGAGCTCTCCAAGGGAACCAGCCGCGAGGCGGAGCTCTACATGTCCTTTTTGAAAACGAAGCGAAGCGAGTTACGCCCAGGCGAAAAGAAGACTGAGGAGAAGAAGTAAACGTTGAAGGCGGCACTCATCGTCCCGGTCATCGCACTATTGCTTTGCGGCTGCGCCGTAGAGCTGCCGGATCTCTACTCGCTCACCGCCGTGAAGTGGTTCGAGCTGGGAAAGGGCTACTACGATAAAGAGGAATGGGAAGCGGCGCGGGGGTGCTTCGAGAACGTGTTGATAGTTTACCCCTCCTCTACGTACGCCGGCGAATCCCAGTTCTACCTGGGCATGGCATACTACGGAGAGGGGCTGTACCTGGAGGCGCAGGCGATTCTCGAGGACATGGCCTCCAGCTACCCCAACTCGTCCTACACCGACAACGCCCGCTACAACATCGGACGGTGCTACTTCAAGCGCGCGCCCGACTACCAGCGTGACACGGAGCTCATCAAGGCGGCCATCGGCGAATACCGCCGCACGCTCAAGCTCTTTCCCGGATCGGAGCTGATCCCCCAGATAGAGGATGCGATCCGGGAGGCCGAGGAGCTGGAGGCCCGCAAGCTGGACTACATCGTATACGTGTACCGCCGGATGGATCACCCGCGGTCCGTGATTCTCTACACCGACATGCTCCTGGGCGCCTACCCCGACTCCGCGTACGCGCCGCAGAACCTGTGGCGCCGCGGGGAGGCACTCCTGGAGCTGGGTTACGCGGACGATGCCCGGAGCGATTTCGAGCGGATTCTGGAGGAGTACCCGGACGACGAGTACGCCGCGGACGCCCGCGAGAGCTTGAACACGATGGGCCCTCTCGCCGGGAACCCGGACGGCGGCTAGACGGGGCGGATCACTCAAGCGCAAACCGGCTTCGGCCGGTTTTTTCACGCCTTCCCCCATTGCGGGGCGGCCCCCGACGTTTACCGCGATGGGGGGCATCGTTGTGGTAAAATCCTACCGCTCGTCCCTTTCCACCCGCGGCGGTCGAAGAATGGACACACCCGGGAAATACGCCCTCTTCGGCGGCAGCTACGATCCGGTGCACCTGGGCCACCTGCTCCTGGCGACCTTCGCCCGCGAGCGGCTGGACCTGGACCGGGTGTACTTCATCCCCGCCGCCCGGGGACCCCACCGCGACCGCCCCCCGAAAGCCGCGGAATCCCACCGTCTCGCCATGCTCCGGCTGGCACTCGAGGGGGAGCCGGCCTTCTTCACCGACGACATCGAGCTCCGGCGGGGCGGCGTCTCCTACACCCTGGACACGGTCCTGCGATTCCGGGAGATGCTCGGGGGGGAACCGGTCATTCTGGTGGGCGCCGACAACCTGAACGATCTGGGCACCTGGCACCGGGTGGACGAGCTGGTCCGGCTCGCCCGCTTCGCCTACGCGCCAAGGCCCGGGAGCGTAATCACGCCCGAAAGGCTTCCCCCCGGGACCCGGGCGTCGGAGATCCCCATGCCCCCCTTCGGCGTGTCCTCGACGCTGGTGCGCCAAAGAGCCGCGGCGGGGCTCAGCTTACGGTGGCTCGTCCCCGACCCGGTGGCCCGTTACATCGGGGAGAAGGGTCTCTACCGCGAGGGCTGACGAAACGAAGCGAAGCGGAGTAACGCCCCGGCGAAACGAAGCGAAGCGAGTAGTGCCTTGGCAAATCCGGGAGGGAGTTTTATAATGGCCCTCTCATTCGCGCAAAACGAGACGAAGCGAGTAATGCTTTAGCGAATCACCGCCTGCTCAGCCGTAATCGTCAGTTTTTCAAAGGGTGAAGCATGTCCACACGGGTGATGGTCGTTGACGATGACCCCGACATCCGCTCGATAGTCAAAACCGTATTCGAGGGCGATAACTACACGGTCAAGACCTGCCCCTCGGGCGAGGAGGCCCTGGAGCAGGTCAAGGTCTTCAACCCGGAGCTCATCGTCCTGGACGTGATGATGCCGGGGATGGACGGCTACCAGGTGTGCTCCGAGCTGAAGAAGGACTTCGAAACCGCCCACATCCCGGTGATTCTACTGACGGCCAAGCAGGACATCATAGACCTCGAGCGGGGCGTCGAGCACTCCATAGACGATTACATCGCCAAGCCCTTCTCCCAGCGGGAGCTCCTGGCCCGGGCGAAGATGGTCCTGTCGCGCACGCGCTACCAGCTCGGCTGCAACCCGCTGACGGGCCTGCCGGGAAACCTGGAGATAGAGCACCGGCTCAAGGAGGTCATCCGCTCCGGCAAACCCTACTCCCTCTTCTACGCGGATATAGACCGGTTTAAAAGCTTCAACGACTACTACGGCTACGCCCGCGGCGATTCCATCATCCGCCTCCTCACGCACTGCCTCGTCCAGGCCACCCGGGTGCTGGGCAAACCGAAGGACTTCGTCGGTCACATCGGCGGCGACGACTTCATGATGCTCTGCTATCACCAGGACGCGGAGAAGCTGGCGAACCGGGTCATCGAGCTCTTCGGCGAAGGCGTGGGTGACTACTTCGACGAGACCGACCTGAAGCGGGATTACTACGAGATAACGGACCGCACCGGTTGCCTGCGGCGGTATCCCGCAACGCTCACCCTGACCGTCGTGCTGGTGTCGAGCGAGAAGCGTCGCTTCGCCAACACCGCCGAGATTACCGACATCGTCACCGAACTGAAGAAGTTCGGCAAGGGCAAACCGGGCAACATCGTGGTCCACGAGCGCCGGGGAAGTACGGAAGGCGACGCCGCGGCCCGGAAGGGCGAGTGTTAAGGGGTTGCGCGGGAACGGGTGGCGGTGTATTATGCACCGGTACGGTAGGAATTAAACCGGCCACGCGACGGTGCAACCGTAACCCTTGAACCAGCGGGGCCCAAGCCTCCTGGAAACGAAGCGAAGCGGTTAACGCCCCGGCGTACCTGCGACGCGGCGCAGCCGTAAACGAAGCGAAACGAGTAACACTCCTGCGTAATGTAAAGGATGGGGCAGGGTCCATGTCGAAGATAATGATCGTGGACGACGAGCGGCACATCGTCGAAACGCTCTGTCTGGCCTTCGAGAAACGGGGTTACCAGGTCGTGGGCGTGTCCGACGCGACGCTGTGCGTCCCCCTCGCCGACCGGGAAAAACCCGACGTCATCATCCTCGATGTCATGATGCCCGGGATGGACGGCTACGAGGTGCTCAACCGTCTGGGCGAGGACGACCGGGTGTCGCGCATCCCGGTGATCGTCCTCACCGCGAAGCCCGACGAGATTTACCGACGCATCAGCGAGGGAATAGGCGCCAAACTGCATCTGACCAAACCCTTCAAACCGTACGCGGTGGTCGAGCAGGTGGAGCGCATACTCGACGAGCGCAAGGGTGTCCCGACGGCCCAGCCGTGAACCATGAGGCGGGCACGGGCGTTCGGTGATGTGCCGGAGAGGAGTCCGCATGGCCCGGATCATGATCGTGGACGACGAGCGGCACATCGTCGAGACGCTGGGGCTCGCCTTCAAGAGCCGGGGGCATGACACTATCTCCCTCTCCGACCCCGCCACCGTCCTGAGCGCGGCGATGAGGGAGCGACCCGACGCCATCATCCTGGACCTCCTCATGCCGGGCATAGACGGCTACAAACTGTACCACGACCTGATGGCCGACGAGCTTTTGTCTTCGACCCCCGTCGCCATAATTACGGGTCACTCGGGACCGCTCTACGAGAGAATCAGCCGGGAGATAGGCATCGCGCTGCACCTGACCAAGCCCTTCAATCCCCTCGATGTGGTCAAACGCATCGAGAAGCTGATAGCTCCGGGTCCCGGGGGTACACCCTAACCGATTGCAGAGCTCATCCGGGCGGCTTAAACAACCTGCGCTGGAGCTTTCTTGGCCCACGAGATTGTCGGCATCCTGAGCCTTCTCGTTTTCGTCTTCACCGTCCTGGGTCCGCTGATCATGGTGGGCGGACGAAGGCTGATCCCGCTTCCGCTTCAGACCCTGCTGGTCGCCGGCGCGCTGGTGAACATCGTCCTGACCGTCCTGGCGATCTGGCTGGACGGCGGGTCCCTCAACGAGATGCTCTCCCTGGGCTCGGCGGTGGGGTCCAACGTCATCCTCCTGCCCATCATGGCCATGGCCGGCGGCTTCCTGGTCGCCGGTGCTTTGGAGGGCTCGGGGGGCTTCGCCGCGCTGCGCGTCGTCATCAACAAGATGCGCGGCACCCCCCTGGGCATGGCGGGCACCCTGGTCTTCATCGCCCAGTTCTCCACCATTTTCGCCATGCCCTGCGGGCGGATTCAGGCGGCGGCGCTCCTGCCCGTCATCATCACCCTCGGCCCCGAGGGCGTGCGACTGATCACGAAGAAACAGATGGTGGTCCTGGTCACGGCACTGGCGGTCAACGCCGCGGCCAGTTGCGGACCCAGCCAGATCGGCGGCATCGGACAGATCGGCGAGGGCTTCCTCCAGCAGCTCGGATTCCTGACCAGCTCCCAGGAGTTCGGGATAATGATCGGCACCGCCTTCACCGCGCTCTTCATCAGCCTCTTCGTCACCCGGTTCGACATGGAGGAGAAGATACGGCTCACAGAGGGCCGGCAGCTCGCCCAGAGCCTGGGCGCCGCTTCGACCTCCGACGCCACCCTGGCCCAGACGCACGACGAGGAGGTCATCGCCCGGAAGTTCAAGGCGCCCCTCGTCGGTTACATCTCCCTGGTCATCTTCCTGGTGGCCCTCATAGGGGCGGTCTTCGGGCTCTTCGGCAAGACCCCGATCACCACCACCCTCCTGGTGGCCACGGTCGTCATCATGCTCATCGCCCGGCTCTCCATCCGCCAGGTCATCGCCGGGATCATCCTCCACCCCATCACCGCCCTGGTGGCCGGGTTTTTGATGGCCGGCTCGCTGGTGGTCTCGGGCGGGTTCAAGTCGCTGAGCCAGGTGCTCGTCTGGCTGTCGGAGTTCAAGGTCGCCGGGGTCGGTCTGGGCGTGGCGGGCATGATAGCCCTCTTCGTCCAGATCGAGACCATCATGCCCATGCCCTGCGGGCGGATTCTGGCGGCGGCGCTCCTGCCCATTGTGGTGGCCATGGGGCCGGCCACCGGCTGGATGCCCAACGCCTCGGGTCTTCTCACCTACAACCAACTGGCCATCGTGCTGGCCGCCTTCATCGTCAACGCGGCGGCGAGCTGCGGCCCCAGTCCCATCGGCGGCATCGGCACCATCTCCGAGGGGATGGTGCGCTCCGAGATAGGATACCTGCGCAACGCCCAGAGCTACGGCATCATGGCGGCCATGACCCCTCTGGCGGCGCTGGTGATGCGCTTCTGGGTGCTCGCCCACAACCCCTTCTCCCTGGAGAACCTGCTCATCTTCTTCGGCCTCCTAGCCGGGATAATCGTGTTCAATCTGGGGATGATCAAGTTCATCAATCCCGCCACGTTCAAGAAGCGGCGCACGCCGACCCAGGAGAAGGAGAAGAACTTAGCCACCTGGATCACGTTCCTGTTGGGCGGCGCCGTCTCGGGCATGGTCATCACCTTCGCGCTGTTCTGGCCCGACCAGGCCTCGGGCTTCGTCAGCTCCGGACCCTTCTTCGTGTACCTCTTGCAGGGGGCCGTCGGCGGGACCATCGCCGGAGCCCTGCTCCTCTTGACCTAGGGGGGATGCTGCAAGCCGGCGTTTTACTGACCTGGATCTCCTTTCTGCTGGGCGGCGCTTTCTCCGGGGCGGTGATCGCCTATGCCCTGGATTTCCGCACGCGAAAGGGCCTCCTGCAGGGGGCCCTGGGCGGGATCATCGCGGCGATTCTGTACATGATAACCTGACCTCCCCCCGGTCCACCGAACCGCTCACCCGCGGAAGGCGCGGCCGCACATATCCGGCGAAGTTCCCGGGCGGCGCAGCCAGAGCTCGAAAATGGCGAAAAAGAATAACAAAGACGAGCGGATCGTTTACGGTCCAC
This region includes:
- a CDS encoding DUF6529 family protein; the protein is MKKITLLAVLFIVVCASARPEYADRERKDCVYCHLDPRGGGPRNERGLYYAAHGHSLAGWVEAGREVPQPPVTASPLWLLKSCLTVLTLLAALTAYVLIYSSRPATRRDPDKGAKLRRRHRIFGWTTLALYLLLTVICLAAHGIRGNTDRVVLHSVVGFVGLALCAAKVLIVEKRWKLWRVCHIVGGALLVVNLVMFATGAWWYLIGRFF
- the alaS gene encoding alanine--tRNA ligase, which gives rise to MPTSHEIKRTYLDFFVQRGHTEVPSAPLVPRDDPSLLFNSAGMVQFKPYWAGTLPVPFSPARACSLQKCFRLTDLENVGRTRRHHTFFEMLGNFSFGDYFKEEAVRWAWELSTEVYGMDPARIHAAVFTDDDEAHRLWREVIGIPAEHVIRLGAEDNFWGPAGKTGACGPSSELYWDNGPEQGCGRSECRPGCECDRFVEFWNLVFPQFDMQPDGTLARLKNRGIDTGLGVDRLTAILQGKASDYDTDLFRPIIEAAAIIVGRDPDDPAVRPKLWAVADHARALTVTLAEGVFPSNTGRGYALRRLLRRAGRLGFELGVEEPFVYRLVDPVNDVLGSSYPDILLRAERTKEALCREEERFLGTLAAGMEVFGSIVKDLTGKIVSGRDAFRLYDTFGFPVDLTAVMAEERGLSVDLEGFERELEAARETSRASARFHSGDGGPTVTGLETVFRGYDALELESRVVALFDAAHGSVDTLETGAEGTMVLDETPFYAESGGQVGDTGELTTDRGGVFTVTDTRKAGRAHLHVGTVKNGPFRVGETVRASVDESRRRRIQAHHTATHVLHWALRKVLGEHAVQAGSWVGPKNFRFDLNHPRAVTENELAEITRLVNEKILLNDPVRWRIVTLEEAGRLGAMMLFGEKYSGDVRLVETGDYSKELCGGTHVRATGEIGSLYVVQEGALAAGIRRIEAVCGMAAVEHVNRREGLLNRAASLVKVPPAELPGRVETLLEDRKNADRKILGLEERLASGGSRNLADEAEEIDGVKLLAAELPGVGAKALRGTVDRLKEELGSAVILLATRDGEKAVLACGVTGDLVEKGLHAGKLMGGLAPILGGQGGGRPDFAQGGGVFPQKLPLVFAKIRELVGGGR
- a CDS encoding tetratricopeptide repeat protein — encoded protein: MSPEHNRVANARHLFERGMYAEALNELRMAVGEGKEYPDVYNLMGLCNSMRSDYKVAVSYYQKALELNPAYEEARLNLLITLSDLGKYKEADAELTAMLASTKIRSDELSPAIKARLAEGYRELAALELEMGRIEQAERLINEAVELAPSFVDLLVFRGKILRRGGRLSEAEEVLERAITINPNYQNGQLELGLVHFQQGAYDTAKGHLQKARELSKGTSREAELYMSFLKTKRSELRPGEKKTEEKK
- the bamD gene encoding outer membrane protein assembly factor BamD, producing the protein MKAALIVPVIALLLCGCAVELPDLYSLTAVKWFELGKGYYDKEEWEAARGCFENVLIVYPSSTYAGESQFYLGMAYYGEGLYLEAQAILEDMASSYPNSSYTDNARYNIGRCYFKRAPDYQRDTELIKAAIGEYRRTLKLFPGSELIPQIEDAIREAEELEARKLDYIVYVYRRMDHPRSVILYTDMLLGAYPDSAYAPQNLWRRGEALLELGYADDARSDFERILEEYPDDEYAADARESLNTMGPLAGNPDGG
- the nadD gene encoding nicotinate (nicotinamide) nucleotide adenylyltransferase, whose product is MDTPGKYALFGGSYDPVHLGHLLLATFARERLDLDRVYFIPAARGPHRDRPPKAAESHRLAMLRLALEGEPAFFTDDIELRRGGVSYTLDTVLRFREMLGGEPVILVGADNLNDLGTWHRVDELVRLARFAYAPRPGSVITPERLPPGTRASEIPMPPFGVSSTLVRQRAAAGLSLRWLVPDPVARYIGEKGLYREG
- a CDS encoding response regulator, whose protein sequence is MSTRVMVVDDDPDIRSIVKTVFEGDNYTVKTCPSGEEALEQVKVFNPELIVLDVMMPGMDGYQVCSELKKDFETAHIPVILLTAKQDIIDLERGVEHSIDDYIAKPFSQRELLARAKMVLSRTRYQLGCNPLTGLPGNLEIEHRLKEVIRSGKPYSLFYADIDRFKSFNDYYGYARGDSIIRLLTHCLVQATRVLGKPKDFVGHIGGDDFMMLCYHQDAEKLANRVIELFGEGVGDYFDETDLKRDYYEITDRTGCLRRYPATLTLTVVLVSSEKRRFANTAEITDIVTELKKFGKGKPGNIVVHERRGSTEGDAAARKGEC
- a CDS encoding response regulator, with product MSKIMIVDDERHIVETLCLAFEKRGYQVVGVSDATLCVPLADREKPDVIILDVMMPGMDGYEVLNRLGEDDRVSRIPVIVLTAKPDEIYRRISEGIGAKLHLTKPFKPYAVVEQVERILDERKGVPTAQP
- a CDS encoding response regulator; translation: MARIMIVDDERHIVETLGLAFKSRGHDTISLSDPATVLSAAMRERPDAIILDLLMPGIDGYKLYHDLMADELLSSTPVAIITGHSGPLYERISREIGIALHLTKPFNPLDVVKRIEKLIAPGPGGTP